A section of the Humulus lupulus chromosome 2, drHumLupu1.1, whole genome shotgun sequence genome encodes:
- the LOC133814558 gene encoding uncharacterized protein LOC133814558, whose protein sequence is MSRKDPAWKYSVEIEVPEKGGKKGYKYLKCNFCSKDIKGGVKRVKEHLACTHKDVKPCPKVPKEVKEEISQYLKDYETTKFISQRKFDEAVDCGSYFGDGPSGFGSGNPLEGVNSCPSNSSRGVRGPMDRFMENKGDEENEKNTAATKMTPTSAKEHRNQVCLDIGRFFFENGIPFNCARSPSYFNMLRSVGNYGRGLKAPTMHEMRTWILKEEEKTTSEIVNEIKATWKRTGVSLLSDGWSDMRNRSLINFLVNNPYGTVFLKTIDASDCVKDAQKLFELLDDVVEEIGEDIVIQVVTDNASAYKAAGRLLMEKRKSLYWTPCAAHCIDLMLEKIGELPQHKNALLKAKRVSNFIHNHQWVLSLTRKFAKKDLLRPAVTRFATAFLTLESMHQLKQPLQMMFVSKEWSSCAWAKKPEGKAVKKIIMNDNTFWPSVVYSIKTTKPLVNVLRIVDGERTPAMGFIYGAMDEAKEKIAKNLDGDVSSYKEIWEIIDQKWEFQLHRDLHATAYYLNPRFRWSPNVSEHPEIKTGLYKCMDRLIKDQETYVKVDAQLDEYKYKRGLFGFRSSLTSYLTHPPVEWWDNFGDEVPELKSFATRVLGLTCSASACERNWSTFNQVHTKRRNRLSTKKMNSLVYIMYNKKLKHKFFKKQSRREEDDPLIVENVSSDDEWVANPNDEEDGDSRAIEVGGEIEIEDEGGSLAPRKRKRNQAPIEVNLDEEDEFEGGEDDSEDGDDGRAIQFHESDDEESEEFLEI, encoded by the exons ATGAGTAGAAAAGATCCTGCTTGGAAGTATAGTGTTGAAATAGAAGTGCCGGAAAAAGGTGGAAAAAAAGGATACAAGTATTTAAAGTGTAATTTTTGTAGTAAAGATATTAAGGGAGGGGTGAAGAGAGTGAAAGAACATCTTGCTTGTACACACAAAGATGTAAAACCATGTCCTAAAGTACCTAAAGAAGTCAAGGAGGAGATAAGTCAATATTTGAAAGACTATGAAACTACAAAATTTATTTCTCAACGAAAGTTTGATGAGGCGGTGGATTGTGGATCCTACTTTGGTGATGGACCTAGTGGTTTTGGTAGTGGCAATCCTTTGGAGGGTGTGAATTCTTGTCCTAGCAATAGTTCTAGAGGTGTTAGAGGGCCTATGGATCGATTTATGGAGAATAAAGGagatgaggaaaatgaaaaaaataccgCTGCCACAAAAATGACTCCAACGAGTGCTAAAGAGCATCGAAATCAAGTATGTTTAGATATTGGGAGATTCTTTTTTGAGAATGGGATCCCATTTAATTGTGCAAGAAGCCCATCATATTTCAATATGTTGCGTTCGGTTGGGAATTATGGTCGAGGATTGAAAGCTCCAACAATGCATGAAATGAGGACTTGGATactaaaagaagaagagaagacaacATCCGAAATTGTGAATGAGATCAAAGCAACATGGAAACGAACAGGGGTTTCATTATTATCAGATGGTTGGTCAGATATGAGAAATAGGAGTCTGATCAATTTTCTAGTTAACAATCCCTATGGGACTGTTTTTTTGAAAACTATTGATGCATCAGATTGTGTAAAAGATGCACAAAAATTGTTTGAATTGCTTGATGATGTTGTTGAAGAAATTGGAGAAGATATTGTCATTCAGGTGGTCACAGATAATGCAAGTGCATACAAGGCCGCTGGAAGATTATTAATGGAGAAGAGAAAAAGTTTGTATTGGACTCCGTGTGCTGCTCATTGTATTGATTTGATGCTTGAGAAAATTGGAGAATTGCCACAACATAAAAATGCTTTGCTTAAAGCAAAGAGAGTTAGCAATTTCATCCATAACCATCAATGGGTGTTGAGTTTAACAAGAAAATTTGCAAAGAAAGATCTTCTTCGACCAGCTGTCACACGATTCGCCACTGCCTTTCTAACTTTAGAAAGTATGCATCAATTGAAGCAACCACTACAAATGATGTTTGTTTCAAAAGAATGGTCAAGTTGTGCATGGGCAAAGAAACCTGAAGGGAAAGCTGTGAAGAAAATCATAATGAATGATAATACATTTTGGCCTAGTGTGGTTTATTCCATAAAAACCACAAAGCCCCTTGTGAATGTTTTAAGAATAGTTGATGGTGAGAGGACACCGGCAATGGGATTTATTTATGGTGCTATGGATGAGGCAAAAGAAAAGATAGCAAAGAACTTAGATGGAGACGTGTCTTCATATAAGGAGATTTGGGAGATCATTGATCAAAAGTGGGAGTTTCAATTGCATCGCGACTTGCATGCAACTGCATATTACTTGAATCCTCGATTCAGATGGAGTCCCAATGTTTCCGAGCATCCAGAGATTAAAACTGGTTTGTATAAGTGCATGGATAGACTCATCAAGGACCAAGAAACATATGTGAAGGTCGATGCCCAACTTGATGAGTATAAATACAAGCGAGGATTGTTTGGCTTCAGATCATCCTTAACATCATACTTAACACATCCACCTG TTGAATGGTGGGACAACTTTGGAGATGAAGTTCCAGAACTCAAGTCATTTGCAACAAGAGTTCTAGGTCTTACTTGTTCAGCATCGGCATGTGAACGTAATTGGAGTACGTTCAATCAAGTGCACACAAAGAGAAGAAATCGTCTGAGCACAAAAAAGATGAATAGTTTGGTGTACATTATGTACAACAAAAAGTTGAAGCACAAATTTTTTAAGAAACAATCACGAAGAGAGGAAGATGATCCTTTGATTGTTGAAAATGTGTCTTCTGATGATGAATGGGTAGCCAATCCAAATGATGAAGAGGATGGTGATAGTAGAGCAATCGAAGTTGGTGGGGAAATTGAGATTGAGGATGAGGGCGGAAGTTTAGCAccgaggaagaggaaaagaaaTCAAGCACCAATTGAAGTGAATTTGGATGAGGAAGATGAATTTGAAGGAGGAGAAGATGACAGTGAAGATGGAGATGATGGACGAGCTATACAATTTCATGAGAGTGATGATGAAGAAAGTGAAGAGTTCTTGGAGATTTAA